The Triticum dicoccoides isolate Atlit2015 ecotype Zavitan chromosome 6A, WEW_v2.0, whole genome shotgun sequence genome has a window encoding:
- the LOC119317111 gene encoding uncharacterized protein LOC119317111 — protein MSSLGYVAVPLCSVIFDGTNYAEFVGFMRIHMRGLFLWGVLSGKVPCPPCPVAPVAPIPPVQPVLVADASQADRDAAKALDDVAVDAYDQQVSSYSDALSVYRDDLSAYTQWCNDDARAAVVLTVSVLPQFASEFMGLGTVAAMWSYLCQRYQPSGDALYLSVVRQEHALQQGDSSVDEFYTQCSAIWRQLDSLQTIVCGTCRCCQTTRSDLEFQRVHEFLSRLRSEFEPRRAHLLARGRVPISEVLAELRAEETRLRCAGLLVVPSVLAVRAPVSSARLTAPPLLPTPSGGESPCLF, from the coding sequence ATGTCCTCTTTGGGCTATGTTGCTGTTCCTCTTTGTTCGGTGATCttcgatggcaccaactatgctgagTTTGTGGGCTTCATGCGCATTCATATGCGTGGCCTTTTTCTGTGGGGTGTTCTCTCTGGCAAGGTCCCTTGTCCGCCATGCCCGGTTGCGCCAGTGGCCCCAATCCCACCAGTGCAGCCGGTCCTTGTTGCTGATGCTTCTCAGGCTGACCGGGATGCTGCCAAGGCTCTGGATGATGTTGCGGTTGATGCTTATGATCAGCAGGTATCTTCTTATTCCGATGCTCTCTCTGTGTACCGAGATGAtctgtctgcttacactcagtggtgcaatgatgatgctcgagctGCTGTTGTTCTCACTGTGAGTGTTCTCCCTCAATTTGCCTCCGAGTTCATGGGACTTGGCACAGTTGCAGCGATGTGGTCTTATctttgtcagcgctatcagccctctggtgatgctctctaTCTCTCTGTGGTGCGTCAGGAGCATGCCCTTCAGCAAGGTGATTCCTCTGTTGATGAGTTCTATAcacagtgctctgccatctggcgtcaGCTTGACTCTCTTCAGACAATTGTTTGCGGCACCTGTCGTTGCTGTCAGACTACTCGGTCTGATCTGGAGTTTCAGCGGgtccatgagttcttatctcgtctccgCTCTGAGTTTGAGCCCAGACGTGCTCACTTActtgctcgtggtcgtgttccaatctcggaggtgcttgctgagcttcgtgctgaggagacccgccttcgctgTGCTGGTTTGCTGGTGGTCCCGTCTGTGTTGGCTGTTCGGGCTCCTGTGTCGTCTGCTCGGCTCACCGCTCCACCGCTCCTCCCCACACCTTCAGGGGGTGAGTCGCCCTGCTTATTCTGA